The Maniola jurtina chromosome 13, ilManJurt1.1, whole genome shotgun sequence genomic interval GGAAACCTCTGCCAACAAAACGACGAAGAGTAAACCAGTAACAGGCCTTTTTACTCATGTTACCCGTCTGACGTGTTTTCTGCTTACTGCCAAGCGGGAGACGAAATAAAACTCCTATACACGTGCCAACATGTTGGCTATCAACATTTGCAACTACTGACTCATAATACTTATCACTACAGTATtcatattattggcgtcactcagaaaaacaggtattatttaaatatttttatcgaattattggaatgtcctctccaaaaccaacacaaaaaacacaagtttaatgtgtaaggttatccgagagttttaatctaaacaaactaatgccaaaataaataatttaattagagcgtgattgctttcacaacatctaattattcagttcacaatccaaataccgaaaatatgcgatatcgctccgaatctcagaaggagactaaactaaaaccttcgaaatacccgtatttatgcaagttcaatcttgttggcctcctagcaacggattgtatgacatcgaatgagccaaatatccattttatcaaactacctgcattagacaAATTAAtaatcttatattatttttgacaactcaaatcaattttttaaaaataaccttacaatacatAGTTATACTCATCACTTTAGGGTGTCTTGTCGGAAACATTTGCTAACAAAACGACGAAGAGTAAACCAGTAACGGCGTCTTTTTAGTCATGCCCATCTGACATGTTTAAGTTTTCTGCTTACTTCCAAGCGGGAGACGAAATAAAGTGTCTATAGATGTGCCAACACGTCGGCTATCAAcataaaatcaaagtcaaaatgtatttatttcatataggaCAAGtagtgtctcttatgctacgtctgtgactctacaTTTGCTACTCTACATTTGGATTGGAATGCAGATTCTACTAAGAAGAGCCGATAAGAAACTTAGTAGTTGctcttttgaatttataaaaagttacaatatgtaaCAATACAACTAAGTACATCATCTTGTGGGCTACTGAAAGTTCAGTTGGTTGCTTTCACACATTCTTCGATTGTACCCgtaacataaacacacacacacacaaacacactcaCTCATGTTGTGAATCACCTACTGCTACTACTTTACTGAAAAGCTtctgttatattttataattacttataagtaAACTGTAAATCCTGTATTGTAATCTgatttggccttatttttatatgtattctaaagtgtaaaattatattagctgTAACGctgtgaattacaaataaatgaataaaataaaataaaataatgcaaCTGAGTTACTCATAATACCACTATTcttgttataaatgcgaaaaagtattgtttgttagtttgtccttcaatcacatcatAACGGAGCAATCACGACGTGATTTTGCATCAAATAGTTAAAGAACTGGAGGTgacatagctactttttatcccggaaaatcatagttcccacgggattattactTGGCGGTACTTAGAAAGGAAGGGAGACTACTTTGAAAATCAATAAGTAACAGGTTCCTACGTCATTCCACTTTGACTTTATAATTTTCAGTGTGCCCCGCGTACAGACGAACGGATGTTGACGAAGTAGAAGTTGGCATGTCTGTAGATGTCCAATTCTTAAGATTCTCAGAATAAATTGCAGGGCTGacaggaaaaaataaaaatatttcaaaaactcACCAccgctgcgcccgcgccgcgccgtATTCTAGTAAATGTTGTTTCAATTCACATTTACGTGAGGAAAcaattttaatacagtcattCATAGTTAGCGGATTTACCTACTTAAAGGTTACACTTCATATACGCACTtcttcatacaaaatgtattaagtgtaaataaataaaggatatTTAGCCAAGACAACGAAAGAAAAACAGATAGAGCATAGCCGCGATAGCCTAGTAGATAAGCCTCCCGCCTCTTAatcggaaggtcgggggttctagcccgggcatgcatctctaacttatcggaattatgtgcgttttaagcaatcaaatacgTATCACTTTGATTTAATAGTGAAGAAAattattgtgaggaaacctgtatgttCTCCATAATATCCTGAAAGGTGTGAAGTTCGTCAATCTGCAAATGGCCAGCGTATAAACGACTAtggtataaactataaactgttctcattctgaaaggagagaAGTTTTCAGTACTGAGCTggcaatggattgatgatgacgAGGCTTAGACTTAGGTACACTGACATGGTAGTCAGTGAGTTTGTCtttttacatagatatataTTAGTCAATTAGCGAGTTCCTCTTTTCTTTGTgagtaaagataaaaaaaaccggccaagtgcgagtcagactcgcgcaccaagggttccgtactcgggtatttttttttgctagattaatcaaaaactattattcataaaaataatacaaaatctgtttaatacaggtaaagccctttcatacgatactccacttggtatagttatcttactttgaaaaaaacacatcttaattttttttttaaattttagatgttataattgtaaattaataatcaaataaacaattatagatacgtactttttttaatgatgtaatcacaaattcacggttttcggatttattcctttacttgtgctttaagacctacctacctgccaaatttcatgattctaggtcaacgggaagtaccctataggttttcttgacagacacgacggacggacggatggacagacagacagacagacaacaaagtgatcctttaagggttccgtttttcctttgaggtacggaaccctaaaaatataaaaggttACATAAAATCGCATGCAGCATGCGAAACGCACGGTCGGGTGCGAGCCGCATGACAAGCGGCATGCCCCCTCGTGCGTCGACCCCACCAGCTTGCGTCCTACCGGATGacatttttatatacctacctataatctATATAGGGTTGCCTGCAGGCAATGCAATAAGcctgtccccaacacagggaggaacgatcagcgactatgaagtttggatcatggtggctttgggagataacaggtaacaaaggtgtaaaaagtCTAAAACATTTAAACCTTTGGGGACGCAGTACGCTCGACCGATATTGCCGGCGCACGTGGGTAATCTATTTGCTATTTCACCTAGCATTGTGTGAGGAAGAGATCCCCGGTATAACAGTGCACCAGCCCAGTTTCCCTCCACGTTCCCTCCACGTCCGAGTTTTTGGATGAAAAAATGACGTGGTTTACCGTCACCACACAAATGTTCAAATTCAGACCTTCTGTGTAGACCCCAAATATTAATCATGATGTCATTTAATCATCGTAAGTCCATGACTGTCTGAACTCACGTTAATCCCGACGTGGTTTGACGTCAGCAGAGATGCACGATCGTCACGATCAGTGTGGTCATCGTTCGCTAATTACCATTCAAATTATCGGTCCGAAGAGCCAAGGTTTTGGTAGTGTTTATTTATACTAAAGATGGTAAAAAAGCGGGGTATAGTCACCTAGTGCTTATGAGTTCGGTGTTCTATTCGGGAGCTCCGTAGATTCTTAACTTACTTAAGTAAGTGTCCATCAACAATAGAGGAGATTCCTGTGCAAGTACATTACGGCTAGGCTAAGatattaatttactagctgtgcccgcgaattcgttcgcgtggaatagtgacttttcgcgctttatatagccacggacgctcaggcgcgaggcgccgtgattctttaaattgacataacttttttatttatgaaccgattgacatgaaataaacactaaatgctaagtgaagcttactacaatatattagtgaaaaccgtatctaaatcaaataagccgtttctgatattagcgtgcacaaacacacagacaaacagacaaacagacaaaaaaaatattaattacaatttcgggttcggcatcgatataataacaacccctgctactttttttttatatatttccattgtacagacaccacttttctacaattttattatatgtaatatagATTAAAAATTCTGATCAGCTGGAACAATTTTACACTGAACACTCAAATCTTGTAAACAAAGAGAGAAATCTCATGGCCACCTTTATGAAAGGAAAGGTAGCTTTTCTTTGAGAGGAGCCCAATTTTCATTCGGCAAGATTAGTGTTGGTAGAAAGGATTGCAGGCAAGCTTGCCAAAGATGCAAGTGGTTGGGCGATATAAGGGGATATAGACAAGGATCAGGGCTGTCTGATAAATCCTGAAATCtgttctaaaaataatattattcgttaCCTTTAGTTCAATTGTCTTCTAACTTTCTAAGCATAGATTCTAAGATGGTGCCGTCACATGATTTTGCAGAGTATTTATGGTAAGTACAGCATTTATAAAAACATTAGCTGTTCTATTCGAGGAAGCTGGTTTTTGCTCTGTTGGTaattataatatctacctatagCTATTTTTTGTGTCCTTGAATTTTAACTCTACAATTATTTACTGCAATGTTATTCATAAATATTACCGTAGGTATggtatatctataatattataattagtataacaaaatttgaaaatgaatcGTATAAGTtgagtaaattattattgaagtaacagcataatattatgtaggagTGCGTGGTTGCATGAGattcaaaaattcaataacTAGCTTATCAGGTCTAATCTGTAAAAATCTATTGCACaagaataaagatttttttttaaattcactattGGCACTCGGTGATCACTTGAAGGTGTGGTGATGGAtagatggaaagtgatgatgtggcctaagatttTGTGGACAAGTTTACCTGCCTGTAAATGCCtgtttacttcttttttttttaagataccTGTGACGATTATTTAAAcaactaacaaaataatattattttgcctctttctgaaataaattatatcaacAAAAGTTTTCCGGAAAACAATTTTCCTACATCGTTTTCCGGTTGAGATTCAGACTTATCAAGCGTACCATCTGATAACTCTCGTTTAAATTCAAGGAGCATGCTATTGTCACGTAAATAAAACGATTCAATGTTACATTGTATAAGATTTATCTATTCTTGACGTCCTAGCACGGTAGTTAGGTCGCCTTGCAAACCAAGGAGGTTTTGTAGAGGTTTTCGTTCGTATGATATTCCTTCTTTAGAATCTAAATCCTTTCTTCTAACTCTGTTGGGCAGCGTTCAGGAAGCTTCGAGATAACTTCTcatccaaaattcctcagtgctggaagaccaaagtcttcgtacatcgcgtgttgccagtgatagcatatggatccgagacatgggcGCTatctatgggcctcataagaaatctcAGAGTCTGTCACTGTCACTCAGAGTGGGCAATGCAAAGAGCTATAGGTTGGTAGGAAACAGCTTGAGGTTTCTCTCCGTGATCAATCAGAAATCAGGAGATCCGTAAGACAATCAGAGTAACCGATGTCGTTCAACGGGTTttgaagctgaagtgacaatgggcatggcacatagttcgaaaaaccgaccTTACGCCATAAAGCGCAGCGTTGCATTGGCAGACTCCCACTTGGTGAACAGACTACATCAAACGAGTCCTAGGAAGCTATGGGAAAAGGTAGCGGAAGATCTCAgcatgtggaagtctctacaagataTATGCCCAGCTGTGGGAATCTATCAGTTGATGACGATGTTCCTTTCTTGCAATCCGATCCATTTTGAATTACCGTCCTTCCACGTAATCCAAAGAGGTGTAAAATTAAATCTGTGGTCTCACTTGGATACAAAGGAAAAGTGAAATATGCTCATAGAACTAGTTTGCTGCCTATATGCTGCATTCACAGCCAACTCACTATTCCAACCTACAACATCACATAAGAAacataaaattatcatgcaaTTGTAACCTCTAAACACTAGATAATATGACGCAAATTAGCATGCGCTATTTAGTATGTTTTGATTACTCCGTAGGCACGGCACAACCTGCAACAGgatattaaaaactcaaaattgacatgcaattttattcattattctGTAATACATATGAAGTAAATTGGCATGTATTATTTAGCATGATGTGTTTACTACGTAGGTACGTCGACCGTGACCGTTCCATATGAGCTATTCGGCAAAAGGCCACCTTGCATCTTTTATTAACTTCTATCGTTTTATATGGAAGATGCTACCTagcaacaataaaaataattataaacctaatattattttatttgatagcCGTGGGAGTCTAAGACCAAAACCCTCCATCAAAATAGAGAGAATTACGTGGATTGAAATAGCCCGTTCTGCGTAAAGTCAAAACACCAAAACGCACACAAACTTATTCACCATTACTCAGGAAATACAGATTACTTTCCTCGAAATGCAGTCATTATCGAATTACCGAGAACTTGAATAGCGtacctaatcaaaataattcAAACGGTTATGGTCACAATTATTTACACCGGACGACCTCACTGAATGTAGCTCTATgtcatatacctaataatgtctTCATCATtgatcggtgaaggaaaacattgtgaaggAATCTTGAGAGCattccatgatgttctcaaaggtgtgtgatgtctgccaatccgcacttggccagcttggcggactatggcctaaaaccttctcattatgagaggagacccgtgctccgtagtgagctggtgatgggttgattatgatgaattACTCAGCAGTCAGATTTTTAGTATTCCGTATCTTCAGAGAAAAAAAACcctaaaggatcacttcgttgtctatctgtctgtccgtctgtctttcgtgtctgtcaagtgtcaagaccggtcaaggaaatcaaaacctatacggAACTTGCCTTTcaacctggaatcatgaaatttcgccGGTATCAttgtctcatagcacaagtaaatgcaAAAATCCAAAAGccatgaatttgtagttacattacaaaaaaagtgttatttcttatacgatagCACAGAACCACAGAAATCCTATTATGtactgtacggaacccttcgtgtgcaagtccgactcggacttgaccggttttttaatggttagcaaaatatttaagaaGTTCAAGCAAACCTTTAAATGCCGCAAATGCCGCCCACCTAGAGtctcttaggttgaaatctatagaccgcactttgactttgcttagacttaagtttcagttaaaacgagacagatttatgccagcggtataacttACTAATATAACCCTTTAGAGAAATGCTTTGCAACTCTTGAGTCTTGTGTATTTTTTAGATTGTCATTCTTGAACCGTTGcataaaatcaatttaatattatttttataatcaaaTTGCTTTATAAATATTGATTTGATTCACGAAAAATGGAGCATattgctttattatttatttcattacgccattatgttaatttattgttattcaATCGGCATTTTTTACACCGTTCAACGTATTAAGTCAGGTGAGGCCTTGCCTTTCGTAAGTGGGCCGGAGTGCAGAGGGCGGCGTAAGCGCAGTTTagcgaatatttatttattttatttatatatttatatgtatattgtatttatttttatttagcctTCCCTTTCCTCTTCCAATCCTTTTTATTTTGGGCTGTGCGGAACCATAATTTTCCCTCGTATGCTTCGATCTCATCTCTCCACCGTATTACCGGCCTTCCTTGCCGCTGTTTAGCGAATGTACAGTTGGGAAACTTTcataggcacagatattagtttctagaatatgtctgcaaaatttcatagatcatggactttggttgcttaatattcaaatgaaattggaactacgattgtatggagtaagtgatggagagagccctgttaagtacttGTACATTAgcattaaaaactaaaacattaTTTACCATTCAAACGTTTTGAAGATTATTTTAATTCAGTATTTCCCGGCGATGCGATGATATCCCGTCAAGTAttcaatcatattattattataaaaattataacgcACCTAAAGGTGTgatgaataatataaaaaggCTAATTAAATCAAAGGCCAGAACAGTAGGGTATACCCATTCTcgttgctaaaaactttggcgGTCATTATTTCTAACACTGCATTTAACATCATTATTTCTTGCCTGCGCAGTTAAAACTGCACAGAGAACTGCACAAAGAccgagaactgcgcagtccaatctttagcagTTTGAACTTCGCGGGATACCGTCTAGCCTTCAACGCACTGCGCAAACTGGCTTGTGCAGATAAGCTCTCAGGTGTAGCCGGAGCATAAAGCGTGAAATAAGAAATATCTTTGgaaaatgtctgcaaaaatGACAGATTCCGCCAATTTTAGTATAAAAACAAGCAACAATGTGAATTAACTTTTAATactttatgaaattatttttagatAAGTTAAACTTGGGAATGATTTAGGAATCTTACCGAATCATTTAGAATTATCTTAACAGAATTACTAATTATGTAAATGGAATCAGATATGAGAACCGATGATATAATGACGTGTGGTTGTGGGTCAGCCAGACTAGAGTTAACCTCGAACTAACCATGAACCATATTTTGAATGTTGATACGAATGCAACTGCGTTTTGGTTGTGGCTTTCTTTTGCTGTTCCAGTCAATATTTTCCTTGCCATGATGTGAGTTCTCTACCTAATTACCATTATGAGTAGATAGTAAAAGTAGGTTTTACTGTCTTGTCGGTCTACTGGTAATTCTGCTATCCGTTGCAAAACGCGAGTAGCCGATCTGGATTAGATAGACCACGTATGCCACATGCCAAATGCCTTACTACTTGCAGGTAAAGTATGCTTCTATCTGGACTACCAAGTTCCAGATCCCAAATCGTCAACACCAGAGCTAAGAACACCAATGGAAGCCGAGCTTACGTCAGTGTAACGAATTGGAAATTATTTCAGTTAGGTTACCTGATAAGGCACGAAATTGGGAGTTATGAAGATTTTGCAAGTCTGTACTTACTCATGAAACAGCCCACAACTGTAGCTCTGCCGACCTCGGATTATGAGCCGAAGGTACTTGCTTTGCGCGCGCGTACTGTCCCAGTCCTGATAGGATAGAGTAATAAAagagctatattttattaacagtATGTTTTGTTTCTTTATTCCAGGCCATGCGTGGGTGGTGCGCGCGATGGAGCGGTTCGGGGCGCGCGCGGCTTCGCTGGCTGGCGGCGCTGGTCTGCTGGGGCGCCCTCGTCGCTCTGGCCCTGCCTCGCCTGCAGCCCACCACCCCGCGCACGCGCCCCGCACCCCCGGCCCGCCTGCTCCTCCAATCAGAAGCCGCCTCCACCCCTGCTCCCTTCCCCTCAACCCAAACTCCACCAAAACCCGCCACAGACACACGCGTCCTCACCGAAGACGAGCTTCGAGCAGATGCTGAACGTAGACTTCCTTCCCTGCCCCTCGCATACTGGCACAAACATAAGAACGACAAGAACAAGTTCTACAAGAAGAAAGACTGCGCTCCTTTCCCATCCATATACGACATCGAATTCCACAACACATATTGGCAAACTCTACGAGCAAAAACTGATGTTTTCCACTTCTATGGAGCATACCTAGACGCTCGAAATACGTCTCGAATCGGGCCAGCAGTACGGATACTAGCTGTACATGATCGTATCAAGCCAACTATCACAACCCACTGTCAATTATGGTTCGAAGAACGCGAGGCACCAGTTGTAGTAAGAAATCTCGAATACAAATACGTGTGGAACAGCAAATGGGGTAACTACAGGGATGGAGTGCTCCAGCCTTACCTAATGGCATGCGTTCTACCCGCTGAAGTGCGTCATTTAGTTCCCGCGTCAGTATCCATCGTTTCCGACCCTTGCGATCGAGCTACGAATAATTTAAGAGTACATTACGATCGACCCAAACCACCAGCAGTTCAAAAAGAATTTGCCGTTTGCGTAAAAGGCTTGGATTTCCTCCACGAGGATCTATCAGTCAGACTTGTTGAGTGGATCGAATTAATTCGCCTCCTGGGCGCTGACAAAATCTTCTTCTACGAACTCCAAATACACCCGAACATTACAAAAGTCCTGAACTACTACAACGAACTTGGAGTAACTGAATTAACTCCTATAACTTTACCAGGAGGACAACCGAATTTGCCAGGTCTCCAACACATGTATTTGAAGAAGAAAACGACACACAAACGACAGATGGAACTGATTCCTTACAACGATTGCTTATACCGACATATGTACCAGTACAAGTGGTTGGCACTTCTTGATATAGACGAAGTCATCGTCCCATTGGAAGACAACGATTGGAGTTCTTTAATGAAGCGAATACTACCACTTTCTACACCAGCCTCCGGGAAGCCTCCACGCTCATCCTACCACGCTTCAAATCTGTATTATCTGGATTCGTTACAGCATGAGCACGCTTGGGAAGAAGGCATCCCCCGTTATCTTCACATGTTACAGCATGTTTATAGGACGAGGAATTTTACGAAGCCAGGACAGTATGTGAAAGCTTTCCACGAAACGGAGAGAGTGTTGGCTCTTCATAATCACTTCCCGCTGGCTTGTCTCGGAGGAGCGTGTTCGTCTTACGCGATAGAGACGAAGCATGCTCGCTTGCAGCATTATCGTGCGGATTGCGTGACAGCGCTGAGCAAAACCTGTGCGGAGCTTCGTCAGCAACCCGTCCGCGACACAGCGCTGTGGCGTTGGCGAGCGCCTCTCATACAAGCAGCGGACACAGCGCTTACAGCGCTAGGTTTTCTTCCCCCGCAACCGCATCGGTGACCAAAATCGCTCGCGTCCGTTGCTTATACGCTTAGTTCTTTAAACCTATTAAAAGCTAGTATTAAACGTATTTTTATAGTTCCCTCGGGTCTTCATTTTAAAGGCGTAGTGTATTTAAGTCGTGGACTCGAAATATGGATAGCATTTTTTATATATCTCAACACAAAATCAGTTTACGTATGTATAGCTTGATCGCATATTATAGCAAATAAGTTACATTACTGATAAAGTCATTTGagttttcagtactgaaaaatgCGTTGCTGAAATTTGGGTTCAACATTATATCTATAGAATATTTTGAAGGGGCGAATTATTAAACCAATACTTTCTATATTCtggaaaaaaaatctactaCAAAAGATATTTTTCTACTTTAAAAATCTGATTCGGACTTAAAGGCTATAATTATTGaaagtttttgaattttgtaaaatataatcATTAAGGTATTGGTTTTCGATTCAaactcataaaaatataaatacttatgtAAACCATCTtgctcaaaataataaaaatgttaacgGTTTCTTTTActtgattttatattttaagtttcaaCTCAGTAGGGTTTACAGTTTCTAGTATAAtatctagtaaattataatgaatactgtttatatttaagtaattgtCAAGTACtctcaattatttatttttaaattgatcgTCACTTG includes:
- the LOC123871492 gene encoding uncharacterized protein LOC123871492, producing the protein MRGWCARWSGSGRARLRWLAALVCWGALVALALPRLQPTTPRTRPAPPARLLLQSEAASTPAPFPSTQTPPKPATDTRVLTEDELRADAERRLPSLPLAYWHKHKNDKNKFYKKKDCAPFPSIYDIEFHNTYWQTLRAKTDVFHFYGAYLDARNTSRIGPAVRILAVHDRIKPTITTHCQLWFEEREAPVVVRNLEYKYVWNSKWGNYRDGVLQPYLMACVLPAEVRHLVPASVSIVSDPCDRATNNLRVHYDRPKPPAVQKEFAVCVKGLDFLHEDLSVRLVEWIELIRLLGADKIFFYELQIHPNITKVLNYYNELGVTELTPITLPGGQPNLPGLQHMYLKKKTTHKRQMELIPYNDCLYRHMYQYKWLALLDIDEVIVPLEDNDWSSLMKRILPLSTPASGKPPRSSYHASNLYYLDSLQHEHAWEEGIPRYLHMLQHVYRTRNFTKPGQYVKAFHETERVLALHNHFPLACLGGACSSYAIETKHARLQHYRADCVTALSKTCAELRQQPVRDTALWRWRAPLIQAADTALTALGFLPPQPHR